The genomic segment ACTGGACGAGCCGCACGCTGAGCTACCGGACCACCGTCAGCGAAGGTTTCGACGTCGGTGGTGTGCGGTTCCGCTGGAACATCGGCGACAGCTTCTCGCCGGCAACCTTTTCCAATGCGGCTGAGCCGCCGCTCGCCTTTCCCGAAGGCGCCGCGGTCGAGGTCAGCTGGTTCGTCGATCCTGCCAGCGAGGACGAGCGCCGCATCGTCCGCTTGCGCATGGAACCTGGCGGCGCACGGGCCACCGTTGCCGACGCGGAGTTCGCCGCGGTGATCGCCGGATTCGTCACGGCGCTCGAGTCGGCTGACGGGACGCGGCTGGCCGGACTGGTGCAGTTTCCCGTGAACTTCGCTGGCCATATGCTGGGCGCCGGGCAGGTGGACGACCTGCGGGCGGCGCTGGCGATGCCCGCGCTGCAGACCTGCCTGCGAACCGCTGCCACTGAAGCCTTGCCCGACGGTTCGCGGCGCATCGTCTGCCACGGCGTGACGCTGGTCTTCGCCAAGGCCGCTGGCGATGTGTGGCGGCTGCGCGAGCTGCACCAAGGATCCTGATCCGCCAGGCGGAAGTCGTCGGCAGCGGGCCCCAGTGCCCGCGGGCGCGAGCGGGCGGACGCCGCCGCAGGTCGCTGCGCAAACTCCGAGGACATTCCGGAAAGGGTTTTTTCGACGATGAACAAGCTGGCTCCCCGACTGCGCGCGACGGCCTTAGCCCTGTTCCTCCTGCCGGCAGGCATGACCGGCGCCGCTGGGCAGGCCGGTGCCTTGCAGGGCGAATACGAGTTCCATGGCCGGACGCGCGTCGATCCGCCTGCCGACGAGGCAAGGGACACGCATCTCGGCCTGGTGCTCGAAGGCGCGGTGGCGCGCGAGCTCTATCGGCGCCTGCGCGTGCGCGCCGTGCGCGATCCCTGTCTCGATGACGGTTCGCGCAGCAAGACGCAGGGACCGTTGCGCTGTACCGAGATGGCGAATGGGCGCAGCTGGCGCTGCGAGTTCGCGATCCAGCTGGACAGATCGATCCTCGTCGCCGATGGCGTCTGCTAGGAGGGCCGGCTGGCGGCGGCTGCCGCGGCGTTGATGACCGGCGGCCATGCTGCCGGCGCCGGCTGGCCCCTATGGTGCCGCGTCGTCGTCCTGCACCAGGCTGCCGACGCGCGTCGCCGACTGGCGCAGCTTGTCGAGGTTGCCCTCGGCGCAGTCGATGTAGCTGTGGATGCCGATGATTGGCGGCAGGTCACGTTCGGAGTACAGGCGCAGCGTCCGGATCAGCGATGTCCGGGTGTTGTACTCCTTGAGTTTGGCGCACTGGAACTCGTCCCAGCAGACCGGCGAAGCGGTGTAGTCGGGCGACAGGACGGCGATGAAATGGCGCGTCCGGTTGACCGCATCGGAGATCAGGCTGAGCCACTGCCCGCCGACCGGGATCGAGTCGCGATCGTAGAAGATGCGTGCCGACGGTGCGCTCTGCTGCAGGGCACGAACGAACTCGGCGACCTCTTTCTCCTGGCGGTGCGCATAGCTGATGAAGAAATCGTAGGCGCCCCGGTCGTCACTGACGGCGGTTTCCGGAACCGTCCGACCGGCGGCGGCTGCCGCCGCGGGACGGCGATCGATGCGCGCGAAGAGACGCTGCAAGAGTGGCTTCTCGTCGTCGTCGGCGGCGCTCAGCAGTTCGTCGCGCAGGTGTCGCTCGCAGCGGTTGATCAGGTTTTCGGCGAGTTGCCGCCGCGGCGGTTCCTCGCCGCCCGCGCGCCGACCGGCGATCCGCTGCTCGTGGCGCTGCCGCGATGCGGCGAACAGGGTGGCGGCAGCGGATGCCGTGGCGGCCGAGAAGGCGACGATCTTCAACTGCCTGATCGGCAGCCCCTGCTCGAGCCAGAAGATCGCGGCGTCGAGCAGCCGCGGCAGCAACTCGTCGAGCGCGACCTGCTGGTTGCCGGTCGCCAGCAGCGGCATGGCGACGCTGGCGATGGCGAAGCGTCGCTCGGCGTAGCGCTCGGGGATGATGAAGTTGTTCAGGCACCGGAAGACGAAGCCGACGCGATCCTCGATGTTCGGCCGCTCGACGCCGGCGTGGGCGACGAATCCCGGATGCGAAGGCTCGAAACAGATGATGCGGCGAAAGTTGAAGCGGCTGGCGAGCTCCGGCGACAGCGGCCTCGAAAGCCAGCAGCCGAGGCGGACGCGCTCGTCTTCCTCCTTCCGGCGGGCGATCTCACGCATGTCGAGACCGCTTTCGAAGAGGCTTCTGAACAATGTCCCGGGATCTGGCGTGTAGCTGTCGGGAAAGGCCGAGACGACCAGCGCGTCGACCGCGTGCGCCGGCGGTATCGCCGCCAGGTCGCCGGCCAGCAGCTGGATGCAGGCTTCGGGCTCACCGCCGCGCTGGCGCACTACCTGAAATTCGTCAATGATCCGCATTTCAGACCTCCCGCTGAATGTTGGCTGCCGCGCCGCCCCCGCTGCGCTCGACGGCCCTGAACGGCATCGACCGGGCGCACGGCGCGATGTCGCTTGCCGAGCGGTTGGCCGTGCTCGAGCAGGCAGTCTCTTCGCTGGGCAGCGCGTGCGTCGCGTCGGTGCAGCCGCCATCGTACTGCAGCGGCGTGAGCTGTGGGCACCACTGGCGACGGGCATCGATGATACGCGCAGAGCCGTCTGCACTTCGCCGGACGCGCGCCGGCTAGAATGGCGGCAGCCGCACGCGGCGTGGTTGGCGCCGGGGTTTGCCTGATGCACCCGCAAGCGGAATCTCTGGAGCCCTTCGTCATGCGCAAACTGATCATCGGTCCGCTGCTCGCCTATCTGGCAGGCCTGCGTTTTCCGGTCCTGTTCGGCGTCGCCGCCGTACTCTTCATCATCGACCTGTTCGTTCCCGATTTCATCCCCTTCGCCGACGAGATCCTGCTCGGCCTCGGCGCTGCGCTGCTTGGCGCGTGGAAGAGGAAGCGGCAGGAAGGTGGCTCCGGGTCGGTGTCGTCGTAGGGATCGACGTCGGTTGGGCGTACAGGAATCACGGGGGCGCCGCCGCGCCGTCACGGTGCCGGCTCGGGCAGGCGCGGATGGAGCGTGCAGCATCTGTTGACCGCTGCATACGGTTTGCCGGCGATCGCGGTTTGCTGGGCCGTAGCCGGCGAGCCGCTCGTCCGCAGCCTGCGCCGGATGCGTTTTCGATGGGCGGCCAACGGGCTTGCAGATGGTCGAGCCAGGGGCTATGCTGGGATCAAGGCCGACCTGATCGCCTGCTGGCCGTGAGAAGCGGCGCCTGCGTTGTTGCTGGTCTTGCCCGTGAGCCCCTTTTCGTGCGCGAGGATGCTTGATGAAATCGATCTGTTCCCGACCCGGCGCGCTGCTGACGGCGCTCGTTTTCGCCCTTTCGCCAGCGCTGGCGCAACAGCCGCCGGCGGCATCGCCCGCGGCGGCAGCCAAGCCGGCGGCGAAGACCTTCTCGCAGCAGGACCTCGATCGGCTGCTGGCGCCGATCGCCCTCTATCCCGATGCGCTGCTGGCGCAGATCCTGATGGCCTCGACCTATCCGCTGGAAGTCGTCGAGGCGGCGCGTTGGTCGAAAGCCAATCCCAAGGTGAGCGGCAAGGCGCTCGAGGATGCCATGGCGAAGCAGTCGTGGGACCCGGCCGTGCGGGCGCTGACCGCCGTGCCGCAGGTGTTGCAGCAGATGAACGACAATCTCGACTGGATGCAGAAACTGGGCGATGCCTTTCTCGCGCAACAGCAGGACGTGATGGATACGGTGCAGGGTCTGCGGGCGCGGGCCGACGCCACCGGCAACCTGAAGACGACCGAGCAGCAGGTGGTGCGGACGGAGGTGCAGGGTAGCCAGAAGATCTACGTCGTCGAGTCGCCGAAGCCGGAGGTGGTCTATGTGCCGACCTACAATCCGACCGTGGTGTACGGGAGCTGGTGGTATCCGACGCCGCCCTACTACGTCTATCCCCCCGCCTATGTCTATCCGCCAGGTCTGGCATTCGCCACTGGCGTCTTCGTCGGCGCGGCGATCTGGGGTGCCGCCAATTGGGGTTGGGGCCGCGGCAACGTGGATATCGACGTCAATCGCTACAACTCGTTCAACCGGACCAACATCAGCAACAGCAACTGGAGTCACAACGTGGCGCACCGCGGCGGCGTCGCCTATCGGGATCAGAACGTCGCCCGTCAGTACAACCGCGGTGGCAACGCGCAGGCTGCCGCGGCGCGCGAGCAGTTTCGCGGCCGCGCCGAAAGCGGACGTTCCGAACTGAAGGGAATGGACCGCGCCGAGCTGAACGATCGCGTGCGCTCGGCCGACGATCGCACGCGGGAGAACCTCGGCGGTCGCGGTGATGGCGGTCGTGCTGAGCAGGGCCGCGGCGACGGTGGCCGCGGCGGCGATCGTGCCGCCGTCAGCGATCGCATGCAGGGCGGCGATCGTGGTGGGGCCGCAGCAGGACGCGACCGTTTCGACGGCGGTGGCGCGCGCGCCGATGCCGGCGATCGTTTCGGCGGTGGCGACCGACACGCCGGCTCCGCTTTCGGCGACCGTTCGGGTGGCGGCTTTTCCGGCGTCGGCAACGGCGCCTCGACGCGTGAGGCGAGCCAGCGTGGCCACGCCAGCCGCGCCGACATGGGCGGCGGCCGTACGGGCGGCGGCGCCAGCTTCGGCGGCGGTGGTCGGGGTGGCGGCGGTGGCGGCTTCGGCGGTGGTGGCGGCCGCGGTGGCGGCGGCCGTGGGCGCTAGGCAACGCCGGTCCCCATTTTCAGCGGAGAAGAAGACGATGAAGTTCAAGTGGATCATGCATTCACTCGCCGTTGCCGCGGCGCTCGCTGTCACGCCTGCGCTGGCAGTGGCACCGGCGCCGGTGGCGAAGCCGGCCGCGACGCAGCAGCAGAGCCATGCGACTGCCGAGGACGCTGCCCGCGCGCTCGCCGACGCCGTTCGCGCGCAGGACAAGGAGGCGCTGCTGGCGGTGGTGGGACCGACGGCACGGAGCTGGCTGGCGAGCGGCGATGCGGTGGCCGATCGTGCCGACTGGCAGCGATTCCTGGCTGCATACGACCGCCAGCATCGCGTCGAGCCATTGAGCGATGGCCGTGCGCTGCTGCTCGTGGGCGATGATGACTGGCCCTTCCCGGCGCCGCTGGTGCGCCAGGGTGGGCGCTGGTTCTTCGATGCCGAAGCCGGCCGCGAGGAGGTCCTCAGCCGACGGATCGGGCGCAACGAGCTGGATGCGATCCAGACCCTGC from the Accumulibacter sp. genome contains:
- a CDS encoding toll/interleukin-1 receptor domain-containing protein yields the protein MRIIDEFQVVRQRGGEPEACIQLLAGDLAAIPPAHAVDALVVSAFPDSYTPDPGTLFRSLFESGLDMREIARRKEEDERVRLGCWLSRPLSPELASRFNFRRIICFEPSHPGFVAHAGVERPNIEDRVGFVFRCLNNFIIPERYAERRFAIASVAMPLLATGNQQVALDELLPRLLDAAIFWLEQGLPIRQLKIVAFSAATASAAATLFAASRQRHEQRIAGRRAGGEEPPRRQLAENLINRCERHLRDELLSAADDDEKPLLQRLFARIDRRPAAAAAAGRTVPETAVSDDRGAYDFFISYAHRQEKEVAEFVRALQQSAPSARIFYDRDSIPVGGQWLSLISDAVNRTRHFIAVLSPDYTASPVCWDEFQCAKLKEYNTRTSLIRTLRLYSERDLPPIIGIHSYIDCAEGNLDKLRQSATRVGSLVQDDDAAP
- a CDS encoding DUF6116 family protein, encoding MRKLIIGPLLAYLAGLRFPVLFGVAAVLFIIDLFVPDFIPFADEILLGLGAALLGAWKRKRQEGGSGSVSS
- a CDS encoding DUF3300 domain-containing protein: MKSICSRPGALLTALVFALSPALAQQPPAASPAAAAKPAAKTFSQQDLDRLLAPIALYPDALLAQILMASTYPLEVVEAARWSKANPKVSGKALEDAMAKQSWDPAVRALTAVPQVLQQMNDNLDWMQKLGDAFLAQQQDVMDTVQGLRARADATGNLKTTEQQVVRTEVQGSQKIYVVESPKPEVVYVPTYNPTVVYGSWWYPTPPYYVYPPAYVYPPGLAFATGVFVGAAIWGAANWGWGRGNVDIDVNRYNSFNRTNISNSNWSHNVAHRGGVAYRDQNVARQYNRGGNAQAAAAREQFRGRAESGRSELKGMDRAELNDRVRSADDRTRENLGGRGDGGRAEQGRGDGGRGGDRAAVSDRMQGGDRGGAAAGRDRFDGGGARADAGDRFGGGDRHAGSAFGDRSGGGFSGVGNGASTREASQRGHASRADMGGGRTGGGASFGGGGRGGGGGGFGGGGGRGGGGRGR